One window of Anaerolineales bacterium genomic DNA carries:
- a CDS encoding AzlD domain-containing protein → MKDIWFVMFAGGLITFGMRFSLIYLFGKFDIPDTMRRALHYVPPAIFSAIIIPELLLSNDTLDLSFANTRLLAGVLAIVTAWYSRNTLITILVGMAALFLLQWLGL, encoded by the coding sequence GTGAAGGATATTTGGTTCGTCATGTTCGCCGGAGGGCTGATCACCTTCGGCATGCGCTTCTCGCTGATCTACCTGTTCGGAAAATTCGATATTCCCGATACCATGCGCCGCGCGCTCCACTACGTCCCGCCTGCGATTTTTTCCGCCATCATCATCCCCGAACTTCTTCTATCCAACGATACGCTCGATCTTTCGTTTGCCAACACACGCTTGCTGGCAGGCGTCCTTGCCATCGTCACTGCGTGGTATTCGCGCAACACCCTGATAACCATTCTCGTCGGAATGGCGGCACTATTCCTGCTGCAATGGCTGGGATTATAG
- a CDS encoding glycerate kinase translates to MCGIILLHSIPVKNFYSATLQNHPRGGDVVQIMNACIEAVEPGNAIRRFVKREKNLLYIEDRIYLLDEFDRMTVLGLGKATEAMSRTLLDLLPPRSSRGLLIPKRTFDFPASGFEVCPGGHPVPTEASVLAGDKALDLVSSLTERDLLICLISGGGSALMTSPQSGLQLADLQTLTKLLLACGARVDEINTLRRHLDRVKGGGIAKSANGARIASLILSDVVANPLEAIASGPTAPDPTTKEDAFNILKKYDLLEKIPATILKVLEDSPETSKPNDPLFERVQNVLIGSNSLAAQAGLEMAESLGFHANFLGDTWQGEARGVARELCGYFELNYERPFCLIAGGETTVTLRGDGKGGRNQELALAAAIEMNGLENVMLVSLATDGEDGPTDAAGAVATGETFERARKIGMDVESIWGNNDSYSFFDRLGDLLKPGPTGTNVNDLMLLFGF, encoded by the coding sequence ATGTGCGGTATCATACTATTACATTCGATTCCCGTGAAAAATTTTTATTCAGCCACTTTGCAGAATCATCCGCGCGGAGGGGATGTCGTCCAGATCATGAACGCCTGCATCGAAGCCGTCGAGCCGGGAAATGCCATCCGACGTTTTGTAAAACGCGAAAAAAATCTCCTGTACATCGAAGATCGAATCTATCTATTGGATGAATTTGACCGGATGACCGTGCTTGGCCTGGGGAAAGCGACCGAAGCCATGTCGCGCACGTTGTTGGACTTGCTCCCGCCTCGCTCCAGCCGCGGCCTGCTCATTCCAAAACGAACCTTTGATTTCCCTGCCAGCGGATTCGAAGTCTGCCCGGGCGGGCATCCGGTTCCGACTGAAGCGAGTGTTCTGGCAGGCGATAAAGCTCTCGATCTTGTTTCCTCGCTCACCGAACGGGATCTGCTCATCTGCCTTATCTCCGGCGGCGGCTCGGCATTGATGACTTCTCCACAATCCGGATTGCAACTTGCGGACCTGCAAACGTTGACGAAATTATTGCTCGCTTGCGGCGCGCGCGTGGATGAGATCAACACCCTGCGCCGTCATCTCGACCGTGTGAAAGGCGGTGGAATAGCCAAGTCAGCAAACGGAGCGCGAATTGCCAGCTTAATTCTTTCAGACGTTGTAGCTAATCCGCTCGAAGCGATAGCATCCGGTCCCACTGCGCCAGACCCCACCACGAAAGAAGATGCGTTCAATATTTTGAAGAAATATGATTTGCTAGAAAAAATTCCCGCCACGATCTTGAAGGTTTTGGAAGATTCGCCTGAAACCTCAAAACCCAATGACCCATTATTCGAACGGGTACAGAATGTTTTGATTGGCAGTAATTCCCTCGCAGCACAAGCCGGTTTGGAAATGGCGGAGTCTCTCGGTTTTCATGCGAATTTTCTCGGCGATACCTGGCAGGGCGAAGCGCGCGGGGTTGCCAGGGAACTGTGCGGGTATTTCGAACTCAATTACGAACGTCCCTTCTGTCTCATCGCAGGCGGCGAAACCACCGTCACCCTGCGCGGAGACGGCAAAGGCGGACGCAACCAGGAACTTGCCCTCGCTGCTGCAATCGAAATGAACGGTTTGGAAAACGTCATGCTCGTCAGCCTCGCCACTGACGGCGAAGACGGTCCCACCGACGCGGCTGGGGCGGTGGCGACGGGAGAGACGTTTGAACGCGCAAGGAAAATTGGCATGGATGTCGAATCTATTTGGGGAAATAATGACTCGTATTCATTCTTTGATCGATTGGGAGATTTGCTCAAACCAGGTCCAACCGGGACGAATGTCAACGACCTGATGCTTCTCTTTGGGTTTTAG
- a CDS encoding D-glycerate dehydrogenase — protein sequence MTKPRVFITRIIRDAGLNLIREFCHADIWSGDMPPPREIMLERVRGVDGLLCLLTDFVDGELLDAAGPQLKVVSNHAVGFDNILVADATARGIPVGNTPGILTDATADIAFALLLAAARRLPEAERYLRNGKWKTWEPSALLGADLAGKTLGLVGFGRIGQAVAKRAVGFDLRVIYHDPTALPGFGAIKMNSLNELLHEADFVSVHTPLNESTRHLVNTDFLSRMKPNAVFVNTSRGPVVDQAALFEALKSRQIFSAALDVTDPEPLPLDSPLLTLDNCLIVPHIGSASERTRDDMSRLAAENLVAGVKGEKLPHCVNPEVYGR from the coding sequence ATGACCAAACCCAGAGTGTTTATCACGCGCATCATACGGGACGCAGGCTTGAATCTCATCCGCGAATTTTGCCACGCCGATATCTGGTCCGGCGACATGCCGCCCCCGCGTGAGATCATGCTCGAGCGAGTGCGCGGCGTGGACGGTTTGCTCTGCCTGCTCACCGACTTTGTGGACGGCGAATTATTGGACGCGGCGGGACCGCAGTTGAAAGTGGTCAGCAACCACGCGGTGGGATTCGATAATATCCTCGTGGCGGATGCGACAGCGCGCGGAATCCCCGTGGGAAATACGCCGGGCATTTTGACGGATGCCACAGCCGACATCGCTTTCGCGCTGCTGCTTGCGGCGGCAAGACGTTTACCCGAAGCCGAACGATACTTGAGAAACGGGAAATGGAAGACCTGGGAACCGTCTGCGCTGTTGGGAGCGGACCTCGCCGGGAAAACGCTGGGGCTTGTCGGTTTTGGGCGCATCGGGCAGGCTGTGGCGAAACGCGCCGTCGGTTTTGACCTGCGCGTGATTTATCACGACCCGACCGCCCTGCCGGGATTCGGCGCGATAAAAATGAACAGCCTTAACGAGTTGTTACACGAAGCGGATTTTGTATCAGTGCATACGCCTTTGAATGAGTCCACGCGGCATCTGGTGAATACGGATTTTCTCTCACGGATGAAGCCGAATGCCGTCTTCGTCAACACGTCGCGCGGACCTGTGGTAGACCAAGCTGCTTTGTTTGAAGCTTTGAAATCCCGCCAGATCTTTTCCGCCGCGCTGGATGTGACCGACCCGGAACCCCTTCCGTTGGATTCTCCCCTGCTTACTCTGGATAATTGTTTGATCGTCCCGCATATCGGCAGCGCCAGTGAAAGGACTCGCGATGATATGTCGCGCCTCGCGGCGGAAAACCTGGTCGCGGGAGTAAAGGGCGAAAAACTGCCGCATTGCGTGAACCCGGAAGTATACGGACGATAG
- the rfbD gene encoding dTDP-4-dehydrorhamnose reductase, with translation MKILLFGRNGQLGWEAQHTLKPLGDIIACVRAELDIANLEALRRMIREIKPQVIVNAAAYTAVDKAESEPELARTINARAPGVMAEEARTLDIPLIHISTDYVFDGEKGSPYIEEDKTNPLNVYGQSKLEGEQAIVQVGGAHVILRTSWVYSLRGDNFVTKIIAWSREQETLRVVSDQVGSPTWARMLAEAISEMVDRSLPNLREYFGERSGIYHLGGKGSVSRFDFAKAILRLDPRSKEQVTRRLEPALTADFPTPVRRPLITSLDCSRFEQVFATRLPGWEENLQLALKNA, from the coding sequence ATGAAGATTCTTCTGTTCGGCAGGAACGGTCAACTGGGATGGGAGGCGCAGCACACATTAAAGCCCTTGGGCGATATCATCGCTTGCGTCCGCGCTGAATTGGATATAGCAAACCTCGAAGCGCTTCGCCGGATGATTCGCGAGATCAAGCCGCAGGTTATTGTCAACGCCGCGGCGTATACCGCTGTGGATAAGGCTGAATCCGAGCCGGAGCTTGCGCGGACGATCAATGCCAGGGCGCCAGGCGTCATGGCGGAAGAGGCGCGAACGCTTGACATTCCGCTCATTCACATCTCCACCGATTATGTTTTCGACGGCGAAAAAGGCTCACCCTACATCGAAGAGGATAAAACGAATCCGCTCAACGTGTACGGTCAAAGCAAACTGGAGGGCGAACAAGCCATCGTTCAGGTTGGAGGCGCGCACGTCATCCTTCGCACGAGTTGGGTGTATAGTCTACGCGGTGATAACTTCGTGACCAAGATCATTGCCTGGTCGCGCGAGCAGGAAACCTTGAGGGTGGTTTCTGATCAAGTCGGCAGCCCCACTTGGGCGCGGATGCTGGCGGAAGCGATCTCCGAAATGGTGGATCGCAGTCTCCCTAACTTGAGGGAGTATTTTGGTGAGCGCAGTGGAATCTACCACTTGGGCGGGAAGGGATCTGTTTCCCGTTTCGATTTTGCGAAGGCGATCCTGCGCCTCGATCCCCGTTCAAAGGAGCAGGTGACCCGGCGTCTCGAACCCGCCCTGACGGCGGATTTTCCCACCCCAGTCCGCCGCCCCCTCATCACGTCGCTGGATTGTTCACGTTTTGAGCAGGTCTTCGCCACGCGCCTGCCGGGCTGGGAGGAAAACCTGCAACTGGCGTTAAAAAACGCTTAA
- a CDS encoding AzlC family ABC transporter permease, translating into MSEARRNFIEGLRAELPILIGVFPFGMIYGALAVNSGLSTTAAQMMSSIVFAGSAQFVTAQLVSEGAPAFVMILTIAVVNLRHMLYSASLAPYLKDLSLKWKVLLSYLLTDEAYAPSILYYEKEGLAKYKYWFLFGAGISLWLNWQISTAIGVFLGASIPDDLSLDFALPLTFIAMIVPVMKKQPVIAAAVSAGLTALLAYSLPYKLGLILAALVGILVGMLLEQRESAKEKQ; encoded by the coding sequence ATGAGCGAAGCGAGGAGAAATTTCATCGAAGGTCTGCGCGCCGAATTGCCGATTTTGATCGGCGTATTTCCGTTTGGGATGATCTACGGAGCGCTGGCTGTCAATTCGGGGCTCTCCACCACGGCCGCTCAAATGATGTCGTCCATTGTTTTTGCCGGGTCGGCGCAGTTTGTCACCGCCCAGTTGGTGAGCGAAGGCGCGCCAGCCTTTGTCATGATCCTTACCATCGCAGTTGTGAACTTGCGCCACATGTTGTACAGCGCATCCCTCGCGCCTTACCTTAAAGACTTATCGTTGAAATGGAAGGTGCTCCTCTCCTACCTGCTCACAGATGAGGCGTACGCCCCATCCATCCTGTATTACGAAAAGGAGGGGCTGGCAAAATATAAATATTGGTTCCTGTTCGGGGCGGGTATTTCCCTCTGGTTGAACTGGCAGATCAGCACAGCCATCGGCGTATTCCTGGGCGCATCGATCCCTGACGATCTCTCGCTCGATTTTGCCCTGCCATTGACGTTCATCGCCATGATCGTTCCGGTAATGAAAAAACAGCCGGTGATCGCTGCGGCAGTGAGCGCCGGCCTGACAGCCCTGCTGGCATATTCCCTCCCCTATAAATTGGGGCTGATCCTTGCGGCGCTCGTCGGCATCCTGGTGGGTATGCTTCTTGAACAGCGGGAATCCGCGAAGGAGAAGCAGTGA
- the rfbC gene encoding dTDP-4-dehydrorhamnose 3,5-epimerase — protein sequence MEFIPTTIPEILIIEPKVYEDPRGFLMETYRDDRFATAGIPDKFVQENHSRSQKGVLRGLHYQIRNAQGKLVRVIAGEIFDVAVDIRRSSPTFKQSVGIILSASNRRQFWVPEGFAHGFYVLSDFADVIYKVTDYYAPQWERSIQWNDPGLGIEWPLDGSSAPILSQKDLDAKPLTNAEIFD from the coding sequence ATGGAATTCATTCCGACCACAATCCCAGAGATCTTGATCATCGAACCCAAAGTGTACGAAGACCCGCGCGGCTTCCTTATGGAAACCTACCGGGACGACCGATTTGCGACGGCCGGCATACCCGATAAATTTGTGCAGGAAAATCACTCGCGTTCGCAAAAGGGAGTATTGCGCGGACTTCATTACCAGATCCGCAATGCACAGGGGAAATTGGTGCGAGTGATCGCCGGGGAGATCTTCGATGTGGCGGTGGATATCCGGCGTAGTTCGCCGACCTTCAAGCAGTCGGTTGGTATAATCCTCTCAGCCAGCAATCGACGCCAATTCTGGGTCCCTGAAGGTTTTGCGCACGGCTTTTATGTGTTGAGCGATTTCGCCGATGTGATCTACAAGGTCACGGATTATTATGCGCCGCAATGGGAGCGCAGTATTCAGTGGAACGACCCCGGTTTGGGGATCGAATGGCCCCTTGACGGCTCTTCTGCACCCATCCTCTCTCAAAAGGACTTGGATGCAAAACCTTTGACTAACGCTGAGATCTTCGATTAG
- a CDS encoding FAD-dependent oxidoreductase, producing MNDKSVIIIGAGMAGLAAAHELKKAGWAATVLEARSRVGGRVHTVREFSNGLHAEGGGEYINESQHRMISLAKEFDLQLGRVGTWQNQSGDWAVLEGRAGRLGDASLWGVNLEKENRRVWVALAELGKQVSDPSNPITAPNAKELDGQDAGSWIQSLKVHPLAKVLFENHIRSEYTCEPGDFSLLDLARNASLYYSDPDAEDPAYRIIGGNDQLPQAIAKRLPDVRLNAVVTSIKIKAEEVLVTYKHIDSYYTVRAPYAILATPLTTARMIDFEGTLPSAHQAMVHGLSYGSVTKVMIEYRKRFWLDHGWNGRLNTDLPIVFTWDATSHLEGEHGILTAYTGGDPGAQLTRLSDAERIQTAVSAIERNFPGSSDLIEKAQTIAWGNEAFTLGSYMAYAPNEMTAHWQTLFFPAGRLYFAGEHATIYQGFMEGAVESGHRAAKHIIDKG from the coding sequence ATGAACGATAAATCCGTCATCATCATTGGCGCAGGCATGGCAGGACTTGCCGCCGCGCACGAATTGAAAAAAGCCGGTTGGGCTGCAACCGTTCTGGAGGCGCGCTCACGAGTTGGCGGGCGCGTGCATACAGTGCGGGAATTTTCCAACGGGCTTCACGCGGAAGGCGGCGGGGAATACATCAACGAAAGCCAGCATCGTATGATCTCGCTTGCCAAAGAGTTCGATCTGCAACTCGGCAGGGTTGGCACCTGGCAAAACCAAAGCGGAGATTGGGCGGTTCTGGAAGGCAGGGCGGGACGATTGGGGGATGCTTCACTTTGGGGTGTAAACCTGGAGAAGGAGAATAGGCGCGTATGGGTTGCATTGGCTGAACTTGGCAAACAAGTCTCAGATCCATCCAACCCCATAACGGCGCCAAATGCGAAAGAACTCGACGGGCAAGATGCCGGGAGTTGGATTCAAAGCCTAAAGGTTCACCCCCTGGCAAAGGTATTGTTCGAGAACCACATCCGTTCAGAATATACATGCGAGCCCGGGGATTTTTCACTTTTGGACCTGGCGCGCAACGCCTCGTTGTACTACAGCGATCCGGACGCCGAGGACCCGGCGTATCGCATCATCGGCGGCAACGATCAACTTCCGCAGGCGATTGCGAAGCGCCTGCCCGATGTGCGCTTGAACGCCGTCGTGACATCGATCAAAATAAAAGCGGAGGAAGTCCTTGTTACATACAAGCACATCGACTCTTACTACACCGTCCGCGCCCCGTATGCAATTCTCGCAACGCCTCTCACCACCGCGCGGATGATCGATTTCGAAGGGACATTACCCTCCGCCCATCAAGCCATGGTTCACGGGCTTTCTTACGGCTCGGTGACCAAGGTAATGATCGAATATCGAAAACGCTTCTGGCTTGACCACGGCTGGAACGGACGCCTCAATACGGACCTGCCGATTGTCTTCACCTGGGATGCCACCAGCCATCTCGAGGGAGAACACGGCATCCTTACCGCTTACACTGGCGGGGATCCTGGCGCGCAGTTAACACGCTTATCGGATGCCGAACGCATCCAAACCGCCGTCTCTGCCATCGAAAGAAATTTTCCGGGTTCTTCAGATCTTATCGAGAAGGCACAAACCATTGCCTGGGGAAACGAAGCCTTCACGTTGGGGTCTTATATGGCGTATGCCCCCAACGAAATGACCGCTCACTGGCAAACGCTTTTTTTCCCTGCCGGCCGTTTGTATTTTGCCGGGGAGCACGCCACCATTTATCAGGGTTTTATGGAAGGCGCCGTGGAGAGCGGTCATCGCGCGGCAAAACACATTATCGATAAAGGATAG
- a CDS encoding helix-turn-helix transcriptional regulator — protein sequence MDRFEFGVLVASLREDMRWTQVELAEKSGVDPAAISNIERGARRDLLKDNLIIKLADAFRLTTLERQEFLFAASGVGHDAVLRREKDHAKLSFDPVAFITEIGEHIGRLTLPALVTDSFCDILLVNRCLLEYYDAPPSLLQTAGDSLEGFNQMRYVFHADSNFRSLVGDAEWEKFTLINARYFRRRTLRVRSKPYFASLLNEFLDNKRYPSFEPCWRKMVYEDKDDYYIPFEKDVKEDSIHSLVAVESLLALTPYGDLYLQQLLPLTRMTAKRIDTILDKVGQGYMKLAPFPDMRKR from the coding sequence ATGGACCGATTTGAGTTTGGGGTACTCGTGGCTTCATTGAGGGAAGATATGCGTTGGACGCAGGTGGAGCTGGCGGAAAAATCGGGTGTGGACCCGGCTGCCATCAGCAACATCGAGCGTGGGGCGCGGCGTGACCTGCTGAAGGACAACCTTATTATCAAACTTGCCGATGCCTTTCGGTTGACGACTTTGGAACGGCAGGAATTCCTATTCGCCGCGAGCGGGGTCGGTCACGATGCGGTGCTGCGCAGGGAGAAGGATCACGCAAAATTGAGCTTCGACCCCGTTGCATTCATTACCGAGATCGGGGAACATATCGGTCGGCTGACCCTGCCCGCTCTCGTGACGGATTCGTTCTGCGACATTCTTCTGGTCAATCGTTGTTTGCTGGAGTATTACGATGCGCCTCCGTCCCTGCTACAAACCGCGGGCGACAGCCTTGAGGGATTCAACCAGATGCGGTATGTGTTCCACGCCGATTCGAACTTCCGCAGCCTGGTGGGCGATGCAGAATGGGAAAAATTCACTCTGATCAATGCCCGCTACTTCCGCCGGCGGACACTGCGCGTGCGCTCCAAGCCGTACTTTGCGAGCCTGTTGAACGAATTTCTCGACAACAAACGCTACCCTTCCTTTGAACCCTGCTGGCGCAAGATGGTTTACGAAGACAAGGACGATTATTACATTCCCTTTGAAAAGGATGTCAAGGAGGACAGCATTCACAGTCTTGTGGCGGTTGAGTCCCTGTTGGCGCTGACCCCCTACGGTGACCTGTACCTCCAGCAGCTTTTACCGTTGACGCGCATGACCGCAAAGCGCATTGATACGATTCTCGATAAAGTCGGGCAGGGCTATATGAAACTCGCACCCTTCCCGGATATGCGAAAACGTTGA
- a CDS encoding diguanylate cyclase yields MNILVLETDPRELGIIQQALDEKRNSIYHAASSGQAWSAVQAGGMRFMIVDEDTTDAGETQLIRRVRDAQSLDPIYILLITSRDTEASPAPGVDDTLRRPFQKAELKNRVTIAERIISLTSSLLTAREQLESQAAYDSLTGVMNRAAFLRQSAGELERSRRISQPLSLIAMDIDNFKDFNDNFGAETGDEVLKAVANTIREKSRPYDCVGRWTGDEFLIALPGVIGADAERISERIIAGVRGTRVEVPNEPPLNVRISAGVASIMRITTNTEIEPIIQEARRAVTRAKEAGGNQVYLVFL; encoded by the coding sequence ATGAACATTCTCGTGCTGGAAACAGATCCCAGGGAACTAGGCATCATCCAACAGGCATTGGATGAGAAACGAAATTCGATATATCATGCCGCTTCGAGCGGGCAGGCATGGAGCGCGGTTCAGGCTGGCGGGATGCGTTTCATGATCGTTGACGAAGACACCACCGACGCGGGCGAAACGCAGTTGATCCGGCGCGTGCGCGATGCACAGTCCCTCGATCCGATCTATATTCTTTTGATCACATCCCGTGATACCGAAGCATCTCCCGCGCCCGGCGTGGACGATACCTTGCGCCGTCCCTTTCAAAAAGCGGAATTGAAGAACCGCGTCACCATCGCGGAGCGGATCATTTCCCTGACCTCCAGCCTGCTCACAGCGCGGGAGCAGTTGGAATCTCAGGCGGCGTACGACTCGCTGACAGGTGTGATGAACCGCGCGGCTTTCCTGCGTCAGTCCGCTGGCGAGTTGGAACGCTCACGCCGCATTTCACAGCCGCTGAGTCTGATCGCGATGGATATCGACAATTTCAAGGACTTCAACGACAACTTCGGGGCAGAGACCGGGGATGAAGTGCTCAAGGCGGTTGCTAATACGATCCGTGAGAAAAGCCGGCCCTATGATTGTGTTGGGCGGTGGACGGGGGATGAGTTCCTGATTGCGCTTCCGGGCGTCATCGGCGCGGATGCGGAAAGGATATCGGAGAGGATCATTGCCGGAGTGCGCGGCACCAGGGTCGAGGTCCCGAATGAACCGCCGCTGAATGTCAGGATCAGCGCAGGAGTCGCATCCATCATGCGAATCACAACGAACACCGAGATCGAACCGATCATCCAGGAGGCGAGACGCGCAGTGACGCGCGCCAAGGAGGCCGGGGGGAATCAAGTCTATCTGGTTTTTCTATAA
- the rfbA gene encoding glucose-1-phosphate thymidylyltransferase RfbA → MKGIILAGGRGTRLYPLTLAISKQILPVYDKPMIYYPLSMLMLAGIRDILVISSPEDLPGFERLLGDGAKWGMKFSYAEQAEPRGLADAFIVGEKFTAGERACLILGDNIFFGQGLSGELEKAAALSSGALVFAYPVHDPERYGVIEFDEKGKAISLEEKPQKPRSKFAVPGLYFYDERVVEFAKSLEPSARGEIEITDLNRIYMEMGELNVIPLGRGVAWLDAGTHESLLQASNFVQTVEERQGLMISSPEEIAYYKGFIDRGQLRRLAEELGNTSYGEYLLRLAAETDHRLNL, encoded by the coding sequence ATGAAAGGCATCATCCTTGCAGGCGGGCGCGGCACACGCTTATACCCATTGACGTTGGCGATCAGCAAACAGATCCTGCCCGTTTATGATAAACCGATGATCTACTATCCCCTGTCGATGCTTATGCTGGCGGGAATCCGCGATATTTTAGTCATCAGCTCTCCCGAGGATTTGCCCGGCTTCGAACGCCTGCTTGGCGATGGCGCAAAATGGGGCATGAAATTTTCCTACGCAGAACAAGCCGAGCCGCGCGGATTGGCGGATGCCTTCATTGTTGGAGAAAAATTTACCGCGGGGGAACGCGCCTGCCTGATCCTCGGCGATAACATTTTCTTTGGTCAGGGATTATCCGGGGAACTTGAAAAAGCCGCAGCTTTAAGTAGTGGCGCGCTTGTGTTCGCTTACCCGGTACACGACCCGGAGCGATATGGTGTGATCGAGTTTGATGAAAAAGGCAAAGCGATCAGCCTGGAAGAAAAACCGCAAAAGCCGCGCTCGAAATTTGCCGTGCCTGGTTTGTATTTCTATGACGAGCGGGTGGTGGAGTTCGCCAAATCGCTCGAGCCATCGGCTCGCGGCGAGATCGAGATCACCGACTTGAATCGCATTTACATGGAGATGGGGGAGTTAAATGTCATCCCGCTCGGGCGCGGCGTGGCCTGGTTGGATGCCGGGACTCACGAATCGCTCCTTCAGGCTTCCAATTTTGTCCAGACGGTCGAAGAGCGGCAGGGGCTCATGATCTCATCGCCTGAAGAGATCGCTTATTACAAAGGATTTATTGATCGCGGACAATTGCGGCGTCTTGCCGAAGAATTGGGAAATACCAGTTATGGGGAATATCTTCTTCGGCTTGCGGCTGAAACCGACCATCGCTTGAATTTATGA
- the tpx gene encoding thiol peroxidase, translating into MTTVRKDVFKLGDNFATLLGDEVEVGQAAPEFTSVLPGWATVNPLQESKGKVIILSAVPSLDTDTCDRETRRFNVEAAKLSDDIVIYTISTDFPMAQKRWCGAAGVDKVKVVSDVIDAEFGIKYGILIKERRYLRRSVFIVGRDGKLTYVNYLPTLGTEPDYDEVIAAAKKALG; encoded by the coding sequence ATGACCACAGTTCGGAAAGATGTTTTTAAACTGGGCGATAATTTCGCCACTTTACTCGGAGACGAAGTCGAGGTCGGGCAGGCTGCGCCGGAATTTACCAGTGTCCTACCCGGATGGGCAACCGTGAACCCGCTTCAGGAATCCAAGGGAAAGGTGATCATCCTTTCTGCAGTCCCTTCGCTGGATACGGATACCTGCGACCGCGAAACCCGCCGTTTCAACGTGGAAGCCGCCAAACTGAGCGATGATATCGTCATCTACACCATCAGCACGGATTTCCCCATGGCGCAGAAGCGCTGGTGCGGAGCCGCAGGCGTGGACAAGGTGAAGGTCGTCTCGGATGTGATCGATGCGGAGTTCGGGATCAAATACGGAATCCTCATCAAGGAGCGGCGTTACCTGCGCCGTTCGGTCTTCATTGTGGGGCGGGATGGCAAGCTGACCTATGTCAATTACCTGCCCACTCTGGGTACCGAGCCGGATTATGATGAGGTGATCGCGGCGGCGAAGAAAGCTCTCGGTTAG
- the rfbB gene encoding dTDP-glucose 4,6-dehydratase, with product MKNVLVTGGAGFIGSNFIRYLLRTETDIRILNFDALTYAGNRDNLADLEEDLRYRFVQGNICDAAQVDSVIREYQIDTIVHFAAESHVDRSILGPRQFIETNVMGTFTLLDAARNYWLKENVLPLDSVRFHHVSTDEVFGSLKPGEPAWTEETPYAPNSPYAASKAASDHLVRSYGHTYGLPYTITNCSNNYGPYQFPEKLIPLIVLNAMEGKPLPVYGDGGQIRDWLHVEDHCEAIHLVLTKGKIRSTYNIGGENQPANLSIVETICDILDEIDSNLAHKPHRKLIQFVKDRPGHDRRYDMDTRKIRAELGWSPRHTLDQGLLDTVRWYLSHPEWVASIRQKHEYEGWLDANYKSR from the coding sequence ATGAAAAATGTTCTGGTCACGGGCGGAGCGGGATTCATCGGCTCTAACTTCATCCGCTATCTTCTCCGAACCGAAACGGATATTCGCATCCTTAACTTCGATGCCTTGACCTATGCAGGAAACCGCGACAACCTTGCGGACCTTGAGGAAGATTTACGCTATCGTTTTGTTCAGGGGAATATCTGCGATGCCGCACAAGTTGACTCCGTGATACGCGAATATCAGATCGATACCATTGTTCACTTCGCCGCAGAGTCGCATGTGGATCGCTCCATCCTCGGTCCGCGCCAATTCATCGAAACGAATGTTATGGGAACCTTCACCCTGCTGGATGCGGCGCGAAATTACTGGCTGAAAGAAAATGTTCTTCCTTTGGATTCGGTCCGTTTTCACCACGTTTCCACAGATGAAGTATTCGGCTCGCTCAAACCCGGCGAACCAGCATGGACAGAGGAAACGCCTTATGCGCCAAATTCGCCCTATGCCGCATCCAAGGCGGCGAGTGATCATCTTGTCCGTTCGTATGGGCATACGTATGGATTGCCCTACACCATCACCAACTGCTCGAATAATTACGGACCTTACCAGTTTCCCGAAAAACTCATACCGTTAATCGTTCTCAACGCAATGGAAGGAAAGCCGCTTCCCGTCTATGGCGACGGGGGACAGATCCGCGACTGGCTGCATGTGGAAGACCATTGTGAGGCGATTCATCTTGTTTTGACGAAGGGGAAAATTCGTTCGACCTACAATATCGGCGGCGAAAACCAACCCGCCAATCTCAGCATTGTGGAAACCATCTGTGATATTCTCGATGAGATAGATTCGAACCTTGCGCACAAACCCCACCGAAAATTGATCCAATTTGTTAAAGACCGCCCCGGTCATGACCGTCGTTATGATATGGACACCCGCAAGATACGCGCGGAATTGGGCTGGTCGCCGCGTCACACGCTCGACCAGGGTTTGTTGGATACCGTTCGTTGGTATCTTTCCCACCCGGAGTGGGTGGCTTCCATCCGCCAAAAGCATGAATACGAAGGCTGGCTGGATGCGAATTACAAATCACGATAG